The genomic interval GCATGAGGCCAATCAGGCGCTGCGGTTCCTCTTGGCCGATTTTGAAGAACAGAATGGCACCATCGCCACTTCGGATAGCCAAGGGACCGCCAACACGCCTCTGCCCTCGCGCTATACACGTCGCCAGTGGGACAAAGTGGATCGTACCCTGATCAAATGACGCAGAATTCAAAGGGAGGCGAACAGCAACTGTCCACCGGGGAATTTTATTGGTCCGCCAATGGCCTATTCAAAGGAATCTTGGCTCCAGAGAGGGCCGCAAGAGAGCGTTTCCAGCGCGCTGGCAATATTGCCCCGGTCCCGTTCGGATGCGACCATGGCTCGAACGACCAGAATGCCCTTATCCCCTGTAGCTGAAATGGCGATGGCTGTTTCATCGGTTAGGTCTGGGCGCTCAGCCAACAGCCGCTGCTGTCCGCGTGTCGCGAGAACAACATTGAGGTTTGATCCCGAAATCTGGTTTGTCAGACTGAATTGGCTACGACCGTTCCGGTCGACATAATCCAGACTCCAGAAATTGCTCGGCAGGCTGCCTTTCAATAACACCGGCGCGTCAGATACATTGGTACGGCAAAGCCCATAAGCGAAAGTCGGGTCCAGATCGACCGACAAGTTGATTGCGTCTTTCGGGTTTGCAAGCACATACATCTCATGTACCGGCCCCAGCGCCTGAACCTTATGCCACAGATCATTTTCCGCAAAATAGGGTAGGGCAAAAATGGTCGCGATATGAATGATCGCGGCGACAATGAGAGCTGCAAAAAAGACGAGGGTTTCGCGGATCATGGGCACCCCATCGAAGCGATTGATGGAAGCTTGATTTCCGAATATCCGCCCCCGCTGGTATGGGGCGTTTCATAGAGCCGCAGCACAAGCTTGAAAGGAATGTTGGCCGGACTCTGCAACCAGTTTCCCCCCATGATCTCAGGGCCGGTTACGATATCAAATATACTGCCACTCACACGAGCCACATCCTGACTATGCAGGCTATAACGATTGGATGGATTGTCAATCAACTCGCCAGATCTCGTCGTCAGCGTCAAGGTCCATATGCGCGAAGGTAGTTCGCTTCCTTCAATGCGATAATGGCAGGCGCCATCCAGCGGCGTGCCTTTGTCATCCGTGGTGGCAACAAAGGCAATGCCTTCTCCCGATGCTAACTTCAGCGAGCCACGCCGCGCCTGATCTGCGCGGGAGTAGGGATTGACGTCCGGCCCCGCAGCATCTGGCCAAGCGTGCCAGGGACCGATTTGGAACAGCCCGAAACGATCTGCGTGATTGACGGCAAAATATGCGCTGCCAATGCCGAGGCCGATGGCGACAACAGCAAAAAGAATGATATCTCCGATTAGGCGCACGCTCTACAGCTCTCGTTCTGGTTTGCTCAAAGTTGACGCTCGACTCTCGTTTTCCTCAAGCCCTCAATGTATCCGTACAGGGATTTACGCAAAGGTCAATTGCAGATCGCCAATTTGAGAAAGGCCAGTCCGACAAATCCGCATCTTTTCTGATCAGCGGCTTATGATTGCCGTTTGGTCTCGATGCCATGCTGTCTTGAGTTCACTCAAGCCTCCAGATGGTGGCTGCTTGAGCTGGGTCAGACCGGGGACTGAACCAGACTTGTTTGGAGAGGCCGCGGGCAGGGGGAGCAGCTCTGGGGCCTGCGGCTGAGAGCCGGATGCATCATCCTCGTTGTTGAATAACTTTGATAGCTGATCCAGCTGTTTGACTACACTGGGAGACAGGCGTTGATTGGACCGCTGGGTCTTCATATCCTTGATGCGACCTGCAGCTGCCACTTGAATATTCTGGTGGTTCTTCTGGAAGAGAATCGGGTCTTCGACATAGGGCATGGGCTTCAGTTCCACCTGCTGATGAGCTGCGGTCATGATCTTTTGCCATGCCATTGCTGGCAGATTGCCGCCGGTGAGGCGCCGAGTATCATGGTTGTCATCATTGCCGAACCAAACTGCTGCTGAATAATTGCCGGTAAAGCCGCAGAACCATGCATCCTTGTAGGATGACGTTGTGCCGGTTTTCCCGGCCGCCGTAATGCCTTCCAGTTGCGCCCGACGCCCTGTGCCGGCGTTAACAACAGAAACCAACATCTCGTTCATGCCGGCAATGGTTTCCGGCGGAATGATCTGCTCGGGCTTGTGGGTGCGATTATAATCATAGATGACACGCCCCTTGGAATCGAGAATCTGCAAAACTCCGTGAGCGATGGCTTTCTTGCCACCCGATGCAAAAACGGCATAGCCGGTCGCCATATCCATCACCGAGACTTCCGCAGCCCCAAGCGGCAGAGAGCGCGTGATCTTGAGCTCTGAATGAATACCCATCCTGTGAGCGACTTCGACGATCTTGTCGCGACCGATGGCCTGAGCCAGACGCACCGGCACGGTATTGATCGAGCGTCTCAAGGCATTGAGCAGTGTGACCGGACCGGAATAGGAGCGGCCATAGTTTTTCGGTGACCAGTTGCCAATGGTAATCGGCGCATCCTGAATGACGGACTTGGGGGTGTAGCCATTCATCAGGGCCGTTGTGTAGACGAAGGGCTTGAAAGAAGAGCCCGGTTGGCGCAGGGCATCGGTTGCGCGGTTGAACTGGCTCTTGCCATAATCCTTGCCACCAATGATCGCGACCACAGCACCATCCGGTTCCATAAGCACTGCGGCGGCTTCGCTGACATCATAGCGTTTGCCATTCTCGCGCAGAATGCTGTCGATGGCCTGTTCCGACTGCCGCTGTACGGTCATGTCGATAGACGTCTTGACAGTCAACACACGATGCTTGCCGCCAACGATGCGTTTGACTTCCTCAAAAGCCCAGTCAAGGAAATGGTTCGGCGTGTCTTTTTCTGCCTGATCGACGGGCGTAGCCGGATTACGCAGGGCACCCACGATCTGACCCTCGGTCAGGAAACCTGCCTGAACCATGTTGATCAGCACTTCCTTGGCGCGGGCGCGGGCCCGAGGCAGATTGACATGCGGCGCATATTTCGTTGGTGCCTTGAAAAGGCCGGCCAGCATGGCCGATTCTGCCAGCGTGAGATCTTTGGCAGATTTGCCGAAATAATATTCAGACGCTGCTGCAATGCCGTAGGTGCCGCCGCCCATATAGGCGCG from uncultured Cohaesibacter sp. carries:
- a CDS encoding DUF1214 domain-containing protein — protein: MRLIGDIILFAVVAIGLGIGSAYFAVNHADRFGLFQIGPWHAWPDAAGPDVNPYSRADQARRGSLKLASGEGIAFVATTDDKGTPLDGACHYRIEGSELPSRIWTLTLTTRSGELIDNPSNRYSLHSQDVARVSGSIFDIVTGPEIMGGNWLQSPANIPFKLVLRLYETPHTSGGGYSEIKLPSIASMGCP
- a CDS encoding PBP1A family penicillin-binding protein; translation: MKDPFQNSTKVKWKYRFLALDAAVDTGLYRLRETLLRWLENVNSVMRRLRVTGWRFWLIQMLSGGLTMGVFGALFALSWALNDMDRTIGGLPEQEDYAVTFLDRFGNEIGKRGILQDDSFELQDLPDNFIKAVLATEDRRFFEHFGIDFLGLARAIVENARAGGVVQGGSTLTQQLAKNLFLTNERTLTRKIDEAFLSLWLEARLTKRQILKLYLDRAYMGGGTYGIAAASEYYFGKSAKDLTLAESAMLAGLFKAPTKYAPHVNLPRARARAKEVLINMVQAGFLTEGQIVGALRNPATPVDQAEKDTPNHFLDWAFEEVKRIVGGKHRVLTVKTSIDMTVQRQSEQAIDSILRENGKRYDVSEAAAVLMEPDGAVVAIIGGKDYGKSQFNRATDALRQPGSSFKPFVYTTALMNGYTPKSVIQDAPITIGNWSPKNYGRSYSGPVTLLNALRRSINTVPVRLAQAIGRDKIVEVAHRMGIHSELKITRSLPLGAAEVSVMDMATGYAVFASGGKKAIAHGVLQILDSKGRVIYDYNRTHKPEQIIPPETIAGMNEMLVSVVNAGTGRRAQLEGITAAGKTGTTSSYKDAWFCGFTGNYSAAVWFGNDDNHDTRRLTGGNLPAMAWQKIMTAAHQQVELKPMPYVEDPILFQKNHQNIQVAAAGRIKDMKTQRSNQRLSPSVVKQLDQLSKLFNNEDDASGSQPQAPELLPLPAASPNKSGSVPGLTQLKQPPSGGLSELKTAWHRDQTAIISR